A single Thermodesulfobacteriota bacterium DNA region contains:
- a CDS encoding YdbH domain-containing protein: GLLPAASPGTATPAGLPVAGLLPLGELQVAGGRLLLELPGRTLELPFELCLRSRPAPETGGSAWRVEVLAAGMPVAADLRLTPDRQQLLADRLTGRLDLAVLGRLGRLPAALGLAGHADLDGHGQLPLANPRAATLDGQLLVNGLTVEHQGASVLLPHWRLQLAGGTDPAGAWQLTASAGPPSRCQLALAHRTLAGSVGSLQAALGAGEQGGSRLQLSLRDLGLQGQDLTAGLGAVSLTGHSSGQGLELALSIDEGLLQAGGRRLRLGAADLAVGAAPGAENWRGQARLHLADIALEAYASQVALAAADLALPFQWPPPAAGSSGELRLQGLQLGPRPWGDLAATLRQEGTGLTVAGRFRPDPLPELAVDLAGQLGWSAAGGLAAGLHWQLPATPLPADLDLGRLAPAAQGVFLAGVLEGRGRLTLEPAGPRGQAALGLRNGSVRWPAQDLLVEGLGLELALAEIIPLTGRPGSRLRFERLTAGRIALLEGAADFTLESAASLLVERASASWCGGRLSLTAARLGRDAGAAELELAADRLRITDLATQLQLGTAEGDGTLSGRLPIHWSRDQLALGHGFFASTPGTGGRLRLPSDRLLAAGLSTDRPELGGIALAAEALRDYDYQWLRLELEPQAEDLRLRLQLDGRPAGPLPFVFQEETGAFVQVDPASHPGSLFQGIRLDLRFTLPLDPLVRYGRGLGRLLR, translated from the coding sequence CGGCCTCCTGCCCGCTGCGTCCCCGGGGACCGCCACGCCCGCCGGGCTGCCGGTGGCCGGGCTGCTCCCGCTGGGCGAGCTGCAGGTGGCCGGCGGCCGCCTGCTCCTGGAGCTGCCTGGCCGCACCCTGGAGCTGCCCTTTGAGCTCTGTCTCCGGTCCCGGCCGGCCCCGGAGACCGGCGGATCGGCCTGGCGGGTGGAGGTCCTTGCCGCCGGCATGCCGGTGGCGGCCGACCTCCGCCTGACGCCGGACCGGCAGCAGCTCCTGGCGGACCGCCTGACCGGGCGGCTGGACCTGGCCGTCCTGGGCCGCCTGGGCCGCCTGCCAGCCGCGCTCGGTCTTGCCGGCCACGCCGATCTGGACGGCCACGGCCAGCTGCCCCTGGCCAATCCCCGGGCCGCGACCCTGGACGGCCAGCTCCTCGTCAACGGGCTCACGGTGGAGCACCAGGGCGCCTCGGTGCTGCTGCCGCACTGGCGCCTGCAGCTGGCCGGCGGCACCGATCCTGCCGGCGCCTGGCAGCTGACAGCCTCGGCGGGGCCGCCGAGCCGCTGCCAGCTGGCCCTGGCCCACCGCACCCTGGCCGGCAGCGTGGGCTCCCTGCAGGCGGCCCTTGGCGCCGGGGAGCAAGGCGGCAGCCGCCTGCAGCTCAGCCTCCGGGATCTGGGCCTGCAGGGCCAGGATCTGACAGCGGGTCTCGGGGCGGTCTCCCTCACCGGCCACAGCAGCGGCCAGGGACTGGAGCTGGCTCTCTCGATTGACGAGGGGTTGCTCCAGGCCGGCGGCCGCCGCCTGCGCCTGGGTGCGGCGGACCTGGCAGTCGGGGCCGCTCCTGGGGCCGAGAACTGGCGAGGCCAGGCCCGGCTGCACCTGGCGGATATCGCCCTGGAGGCGTACGCCAGCCAGGTGGCGCTGGCCGCGGCCGACCTGGCCCTGCCCTTCCAGTGGCCGCCGCCGGCTGCGGGCAGCAGCGGCGAGCTGCGGCTGCAGGGGCTGCAGCTGGGGCCGCGCCCGTGGGGCGACCTTGCCGCCACGCTGCGGCAGGAGGGCACTGGCCTGACCGTGGCCGGCCGCTTCCGTCCGGATCCCCTGCCGGAGCTGGCGGTGGATCTTGCGGGTCAGCTGGGCTGGTCGGCGGCAGGCGGGCTGGCCGCCGGCCTCCACTGGCAGCTGCCCGCCACCCCTCTGCCCGCGGACTTGGATCTGGGCCGCCTGGCGCCGGCGGCCCAGGGCGTCTTTCTGGCTGGCGTGCTGGAAGGCCGCGGCCGGCTGACCCTCGAACCGGCCGGCCCCCGCGGGCAGGCCGCCCTGGGCCTCCGGAACGGCAGCGTGCGCTGGCCGGCCCAGGATCTCCTGGTGGAAGGCCTGGGGCTGGAGCTGGCCCTGGCCGAGATCATCCCCCTTACAGGCCGGCCCGGCAGCCGCCTGCGGTTCGAGCGCCTGACCGCAGGCCGCATCGCGCTTCTGGAGGGGGCGGCGGATTTCACCCTGGAATCCGCTGCCAGCCTGCTCGTGGAGCGGGCCAGCGCCTCCTGGTGCGGCGGCCGGCTCAGCCTGACGGCGGCGCGCCTTGGCCGGGATGCCGGCGCCGCCGAGCTGGAGCTGGCCGCCGACCGGCTGCGCATCACTGACCTCGCGACCCAGCTCCAGCTGGGCACGGCGGAAGGGGACGGCACCCTGAGCGGCCGGCTGCCCATCCACTGGTCCCGGGACCAGCTGGCGCTGGGCCACGGCTTCTTCGCCTCGACGCCGGGCACCGGCGGCCGCCTGCGGCTGCCCTCCGACCGGCTGCTGGCCGCGGGCCTGTCCACCGACCGGCCGGAGCTGGGCGGAATTGCTCTTGCTGCCGAGGCGCTTCGGGACTATGACTACCAGTGGCTGCGGCTGGAGCTGGAGCCCCAGGCCGAGGACCTGCGACTGCGACTGCAGCTGGACGGCCGGCCCGCCGGCCCCCTCCCTTTTGTCTTCCAGGAGGAGACCGGGGCCTTTGTGCAGGTCGATCCGGCCTCGCACCCCGGCTCCCTGTTCCAGGGCATCCGCCTGGACC